One window of Pleurodeles waltl isolate 20211129_DDA chromosome 3_1, aPleWal1.hap1.20221129, whole genome shotgun sequence genomic DNA carries:
- the EN1 gene encoding homeobox protein engrailed-1, whose product MDEVRTQQRPRDSSGASDGEGVTSPQSSVRHAPSPRAGLVVVVAAQQQPPHPGTAQHHAPAQPHRTTNFFIDNILRPDFGCKKEPPPGHRSLQQQHPSPPARGPGSAGRDVGTPRPPPALELSNCASDSGGSSCCSSSSSAASPAGGQAKQPSEARESPPPGSAILLMGSGGGAAGAAKSDPLVWPAWVYCTRYSDRPSSGPRTRKLKKKKNEKEDKRPRTAFTAEQLQRLKGEFQANRYITEQRRQTLAQELNLNESQIKIWFQNKRAKIKKATGLKNGLALHLMAQGLYNHSTTTVQDKEDSD is encoded by the exons ATGGACGAGGTTCGAACGCAGCAGCGTCCGCGCGACTCCAGCGGCGCGAGTGACGGCGAGGGCGTCACGTCGCCACAGTCTAGCGTCCGGCACGCGCCCTCACCCCGCGCGGGGCTGGTAGTAGTGGTGGCTGCGCAGCAACAGCCGCCCCACCCGGGCACCGCGCAGCACCACGCGCCGGCGCAGCCGCACCGCACCACCAACTTCTTCATCGACAACATCCTGCGGCCGGACTTCGGCTGCAAGAAGGAGCCGCCTCCCGGCCACCGTAgcctccagcagcagcacccttcgccCCCGGCGCGGGGCCCAGGCTCCGCGGGGCGGGACGTTGGGACCCCGCGGCCGCCGCCAGCCCTTGAGCTCTCGAACTGTGCAAGTGACAGCGGCGGCAGCAGCTGCTGCTCGTCCTCCTCATCGGCCGCGTCTCCCGCCGGCGGCCAGGCCAAGCAGCCGTCGGAGGCCCGCGAGAGTCCCCCGCCCGGTTCGGCCATCCTGCTAATGGGCTCCGGCGGCGGGGCCGCGGGGGCAGCCAAGTCGGACCCCCTGGTTTGGCCGGCCTGGGTCTACTGCACCCGCTACTCGGACAGGCCGTCATCGG GTCCACGCACCAGAAAACTTAAAAAGAAGAAGAACGAGAAAGAGGACAAGCGGCCCCGGACCGCCTTCACAGCCGAGCAGCTGCAAAGACTTAAAGGGGAGTTTCAAGCCAACCGCTACATCACAGAGCAGAGGCGGCAAACCCTGGCCCAAGAACTCAACCTGAACGAGTCCCAGATCAAGATCTGGTTCCAGAACAAGAGGGCCAAGATCAAGAAGGCCACAGGCCTGAAGAATGGGCTGGCCCTCCACCTCATGGCCCAGGGACTGTACAACCATTCCACCACCACGGTGCAGGACAAGGAGGACAGCGACTGA